CTCTAGCGAACGTTTCGGTAGAACCGTCAGCAACCCTACCGATCAATTTTGGCATAATTATACATTAGGTATAATGAAATTGTGAATATACAAATTTTTCCTTACAACCCTTTAGGATAAATGCGTTTGTGATCTAGAAGAGGGTTTAATCGTAGTCTCACTTCTTACAATCGTACCTTCATTCAAAATTCACAAGATCATATAATTTAAAATTCAAGGTTTCAGCATCACTTCATCTCCTCATCGCCTCATCCACCATTCCCTATACTTTCTCCAAATTTCTTGAAATAAAGTTTATATAGAATAGCGACTTTCATCTCGAGATGGTTGAAGATGGCATTAAAGATATGGTTCGCGGAGACGAGGCCACAATTTCTCATACTCTCGATAGTCCTCGTATTTCTGGGCACTTGTGTTGCGATATACGAAGGCTTCTTCAATCCGATTCACACATTACTCGCACTTATCGGCTTACTCCTTCTACATATAAGTGTGAATGTATTGAACGATTACTTCGATTATACATCGGGAATCGATCTGGAGACGAAGAAGACACCTTTCAGTGGAGGTAGCGGAATCCTTCCATCAAGACTCCTTCAGCCAGCTTCGGTATATAAATTCGGGGTAGTCTGCTTATTGTTGGGGGTTACGATAGGTATTTACTTCATCATCGTCCAAGGTATACTCCTTTTACCGATCGTTATAGTAGGTGCGATCAGTGTCTACTTCTACACCACCAAATTCACTAAGTGGATGATCGGTGAACTCTTTGCTGGTCTAGGGCTTGGTGCACTACCCGTTCTGGGTACATACTTTGTTCACTCGGGCACGTACAGCCTATTGGCTCTTGTCGCATCGATCCCTCCATTCATACTGACTCACAATCTGCTATTCTTGAACGAGTTTCCGGATGCGGATGTCGATAAGAAGTATGGTAGGAAGAATCTCGTTATAGCCTTGGGCAAAGCAAGGGCTTCAAAGCTCTATTCGATATTGACGATACTTACGTACTGTTGGATTATACTATTCTCGATCATCGGAATAATGCCTCTCTACGTTTTAATCAGCCTCTTAACACTTCCATTCGCTATAAAGGCGATACGCAATGCAATTCGATACCACTCGAGCGAAATGATCATCCCAGCACTGGGTGCGAATGTCATTACAGTATTGGTAACTCAAGCCCTGATGGGTGTAGGATTCCTAATAGCAGCGTTCATTTAAGAAGAGCTTCAAGAAAGATTCTTTGTAGTTGGTATCACCCATCACCCTATTAGAAATTCTTAACTTTTAGCGACAGAGATAGCAATTAGGATCAGATCGATCTCAACAGATATCATCTTATCGATTACATTGGTCAGATAGGTTTATTTATCGCTGATCCTCGATTCTAATTGGAAGTTTCGAAAGGCAGAGAGTATGATTCGATATATAAAATGCTCTTTGATCATCCTACTCCTTATACTGCAACCTCTCTTACTCATCGAGAGGGCTATAGCTACAGAGGATATAAAGTTTGCAGATGCTGTATGGGGATCGCCTTCAAACCCTATCGAGGTGGCTCCGGGCGATAGATCGGTTGTACTATCGGTGATCCTTCTCAATATAGGTTACGATACGATCAAAGGGATAACGGGTATACTCAACCTCCCACCCGGTTTCACCGATGCCAAAAGACCCTCGGAGAATGTGACGACCTCCACTTATGAGAGTG
The DNA window shown above is from Nitrososphaerales archaeon and carries:
- a CDS encoding prenyltransferase, translated to MALKIWFAETRPQFLILSIVLVFLGTCVAIYEGFFNPIHTLLALIGLLLLHISVNVLNDYFDYTSGIDLETKKTPFSGGSGILPSRLLQPASVYKFGVVCLLLGVTIGIYFIIVQGILLLPIVIVGAISVYFYTTKFTKWMIGELFAGLGLGALPVLGTYFVHSGTYSLLALVASIPPFILTHNLLFLNEFPDADVDKKYGRKNLVIALGKARASKLYSILTILTYCWIILFSIIGIMPLYVLISLLTLPFAIKAIRNAIRYHSSEMIIPALGANVITVLVTQALMGVGFLIAAFI